A genomic stretch from Mesoplodon densirostris isolate mMesDen1 chromosome 3, mMesDen1 primary haplotype, whole genome shotgun sequence includes:
- the DND1 gene encoding LOW QUALITY PROTEIN: dead end protein homolog 1 (The sequence of the model RefSeq protein was modified relative to this genomic sequence to represent the inferred CDS: inserted 1 base in 1 codon): protein MQSKRECELWCEKVNPENKAALEAWVRETGIRLVQVNGQRKYGGPPPGWVGSPPPAGSEVFIGRLPQDVYEHQLIPLFQRVGRLYEFRLMMTFSGLNRGFAYARYSSRRGAQAAIATLHNHPLRPACPLLVCRSTEKCELSVDGLPPGLSRQALLLALQPLGPGLQEALLLRSPGPAPAQIALLKFSSHRAAAMAKKALVEGQSRLCGEQVAVEWLKPDLKQRLRQQLTGPSLQCLQPEGSQVALARDKGLESQGARAALQLLCQRMKLGSPLFLTKCLGTGSGGWHRFWYQVVIPGHPVPFSGLIWVVLAPSGQDGHEVAKDAVSAQLLEAXESGASLLWSAGAEAGGTMVQQ from the exons ATGCAGTCCAAGCGGGAGTGTGAG CTGTGGTGTGAGAAGGTGAATCCAGAGAACAAGGCGGCGCTGGAGGCGTGGGTCAGGGAGACGGGCATCCGCCTGGTGCAGGTGAACGGGCAGAGGAAGTATGGCGGGCCACCCCCAG gaTGGGTGGGCAGCCCGCCGCCGGCCGGGTCAGAAGTGTTTATCGGGCGGCTGCCCCAGGACGTGTACGAGCACCAGCTGATCCCACTGTTCCAGCGCGTGGGCCGCCTCTACGAGTTCCGCCTGATGATGACCTTCAGCGGCCTGAACCGCGGCTTTGCTTACGCCCGCTACAGCTCGCGACGCGGCGCCCAGGCCGCCATCGCCACGCTGCACAACCACCCGCTGCGGCCGGCCTGCCCGCTGCTCGTGTGCCGCAGCACCGAGAAGTGCGAGCTGAGTGTGGACGGCTTGCCGCCGGGCCTGAGCCGCCAAGCGCTACTGCTCGCGCTGCAGCCGCTGGGGCCCGGCCTGCAGGAAGCGCTGCTGCTGCGCAGCCCCGGGCCGGCACCCGCGCAGATCGCACTACTCAAGTTCAGCTCGCACCGCGCCGCAGCCATGGCCAAAAAGGCCCTGGTGGAAG GGCAGTCACGCCTCTGTGGAGAACAGGTGGCCGTGGAGTGGCTTAAGCCAGACCTGAAGCAGCGACTCCGCCAGCAGCTCACAGGTCCCTCTCTACAGTGCCTACAGCCAGAGGGCAGCCAAGTAGCCCTGGCCAGGGACAAGGGGCTGGAGTCCCAAGGGGCTCGGGCTGCCCTGCAGCTGCTGTGCCAACGGATGAAGTTGGGCAGCCCACTGTTCCTCACCAAGTGTTTGGGCACAGGCTCTGGTGGCTGGCACCGATTCTGGTACCAGGTGGTGATCCCTGGGCATCCAGTGCCCTTCAGTGGCCTCATCTGGGTTGTGCTGGCCCCCAGTGGGCAGGATGGGCATGAGGTGGCCAAGGATGCTGTGTCTGCACAGCTGCTGGAGG CTGAGTCTGGGGCCAGCctcctgtggtctgctggggctGAGGCAGGAGGTACCATGGTTCAGCAGTGA